In Paramisgurnus dabryanus chromosome 14, PD_genome_1.1, whole genome shotgun sequence, one genomic interval encodes:
- the zfyve9b gene encoding zinc finger FYVE domain-containing protein 9 isoform X1: MRQAVTATLSVWGERRFGYSTLKDSSESLLDERKLRPGLKEDSVIEEKERAENEQEHPEAVLGRSASPVEDTHAAGDHQTGSAELSDPTADSCSERKNSEMETSVVPSLKNTDFSGRKGSLDALPVQRCSSLGTTAPQWVPDCQAPACMKCGSKFSFTRRRHHCRACGKVFCVVCCDLKFKLTHLGGKDGRVCVTCHSTLINRTLRKDQKKVWFADSLLPRPESKSADSTPTLRSVTNAQRTELAQADVSNLEAGDEVSGLSANSAKPTPPKDLPPILTSTGVKGDYTLEEKRTESSLLEELERGLAEPLVFVLNANLLAVVKIVSYVNRRCWCVMSKGMHAVGQPEVVILLQCLPEEKRFPTDIFNHFIQIYWDAQTAGKLLNHLSHSLVSRGFLGNNEHAGFLYVRPSFQSLEGLPLPAPPFLFGLLILRAETPWAKAFPLRLMLRLGAEYRFYPCPLFSVRYREPLFGPVNNSIMRLLVDFRFYRYTLPSVPGLVVDLEARSTCIRIPKTRHPELLKALNKSNERVLALGACFNEQADSHLICVQTADGQYQTQAISIHSQPRRVTGSCFFVFSGALKASSGYMGKSSIVEDGLMVQVTMETMAELRRSLRDMKDFAITCGKLHPAERQEYVHIKWQDEEPRFNKGIISPIDGKSMESLANIKTHQRLEYKANGKVIRWTEVFYLQKDQYPNGLNNHSSHNRLTERLARAFCLALCQSLCLLKEDGMTKLALRVILDGQKMEFLAGSNGQRLPAPYQDCLNQSLTSVVRSNSHYQGLAACQLELIFYILEDTS, from the exons ATGAGGCAAGCAGTAACAGCCACCCTGTCCGTGTGGGGAGAGAGGCGATTCGGGTACTCCACCCTAAAGGACTCCAGCGAGTCTCTGTTGGACGAGCGTAAACTGAGGCCTGGTCTGAAAGAAGACTCTGTCATTGAAGAGAAAGAACGGGCGGAGAATGAGCAGGAACATCCAGAGGCTGTTTTGGGACGTTCAGCGTCCCCTGTGGAGGACACGCATGCTGCAGGAGACCACCAAACTGGAAGCGCAGAGCTCTCGGACCCCACGGCAGATTCATGCTCGGAGCGCAAAAATAGTGAGATGGAGACATCGGTGGTGCCTAGTCTTAAAAACACAGATTTTTCTGGGAGAAAGGGTTCTCTTGATGCTTTGCCCGTGCAGCGGTGCAGTTCCCTGGGTACCACAGCACCTCAGTGGGTCCCTGATTGTCAGGCACCAGCTTGCATGAAATGTGGCTCCAAATTTTCCTTCACCAGAAGACGGCATCACTGCAGGGCATGTGGGAAG GTTTTTTGTGTTGTGTGCTGTGACCTGAAATTTAAATTGACTCATCTCGGGGGGAAAGATGGGCGTGTCTGTGTCACCTGTCATTCAACTTTGATAAATC GGACGCTTCGAAAGGACCAGAAGAAAGTTTGGTTTGCTGACAGTCTCCTTCCTCGGCCTGAAAGTAAAAGTGCAGACAGCACCCCTACACTTAGGAGTGTGACCAACGCACAGAGGACTGAACTTGCTCAGGCG GATGTGTCTAACCTTGAAGCTGGAGATGAAGTTAGTGGTCTAAGTGCCAACTCTGCAAAACCCACTCCACCAAAAGACCTTCCCCCTATTCTGACATCAACAGGGGTCAAAGGAG ACTATACTCTGGAGGAGAAGCGAACCGAGTCGTCACTCTTAGAAGAATTGGAGAGAGGTCTGGCAGAGCCTCTGGTGTTTGTGCTCAACGCAAACTTGCTGGCCGTGGTGAAGATCGTCAGCT ATGTGAACCGCAGATGCTGGTGTGTTATGTCAAAGGGAATGCATGCCGTTGGGCAACCAGAGGTGGTTATCCTACTACAGTGTTTGCCCGAGGAGAAGCGATTCCCAACGGACATCTTCAACCATTTTATTCAGATCTACTGGGATGCTCAGACAG CAGGAAAGCTTCTGAATCATCTAAGTCACTCTTTGGTGTCCCGTGGGTTTCTGGGTAATAATGAGCATGCCGGCTTTCTTTACGTGCGCCCGTCGTTCCAGTCTTTGGAAGGCCTGCCCTTACCCGCGCCTCCGTTCTTGTTTGGACTTCTCATCCTCCGTGCGGAGACTCCGTGGGCCAAAGCCTTTCCTCTGAGACTGATGCTACGTTTGGGAGCGGAGTACAGAT TCTACCCGTGTCCGTTGTTCAGTGTGCGCTACAGAGAGCCTCTCTTCGGGCCTGtcaataacagcatcatgaGACTCTTAGTG GATTTCcgtttttaccgctacacgctGCCTTCAGTGCCAGGGCTCGTGGTTGATCTGGAAGCTAGAAGCACCTGTATAAGAATCCCAAAAACACGCCATCCTGAG CTCCTGAAAGCTCTGAATAAGTCGAATGAGAGAGTCCTGGCCCTGGGCGCCTGTTTTAATGAACAGGCTGACTCTCATCTGATTTGCGTGCAGACGGCAGATGGACAGTATCAGACACAGGCCATCAGCATTCACAGTCAACCTCGTAGAG TCACCGGCTCGTGTTTCTTTGTGTTCAGTGGAGCGCTGAAAGCTTCCTCAGGGTACATGGGCAAGTCCAGCATTGTGGAAG ATGGTTTGATGGTGCAGGTAACCATGGAGACCATGGCTGAATTACGACGATCATTGCGAGACATGAAAGATTTCGCCATCACCTGTGGAAAACTCCACCCAGCAGAGAGGCAGGAATACGTGCACATTAAGTGGCAAGATGAAGAGCCACGTTTTAATAAAGG catcatcAGCCCCATTGATGGGAAATCTATGGAGTCACTTGCAAACATCAAGACCCATCAGCGTTTAGAATACAAAGCCAATGGGAAGGTCATTCGCTGGACAGAG GTGTTTTACTTGCAGAAAGACCAGTATCCAAACGGTCTTAATAATCACAGCAGTCATAACCGGCTAACTGAACGTCTTGCACGGGCCTTCTGCCTTGCTCTGTGCCAGTCTCTCTGCTTGCTTAAAGAGGATGGCATGACCAAACTGGCACTGAGAGTTATCCTGGATGGGCAAAAG ATGGAGTTTTTGGCAGGCAGCAATGGGCAGCGCCTACCAGCACCATACCAAGACTGTCTTAACCAATCATTAACCAGCGTGGTACGGAGTAACTCTCACTACCAAGGTCTCGCTGCCTGTCAGCTGGAGCTCATCTTCTATATTCTTGAGGATACATCATAA
- the btf3l4 gene encoding transcription factor BTF3 homolog 4, with translation MNQEKLAKLQAQVRIGGKGTARRKKKVVHRTATADDKKLQSSLKKLAVNNIAGIEEVNMIKDDGTVIHFNNPKVQASLSANTFAITGHAETKQLTEMLPGILSQLGADSLTSLRKLAEQFPRQVLDNKAPKAEDIDEEDDDVPDLVENFDEASKNEAN, from the exons ATGAATCAAGAGAAATTGGCCAAACTTCAGGCCCAGGTCCGAATAGGGGGCAAG GGCACAGCACGCAGAAAGAAGAAGGTGGTGCACAGAACAGCAACAGCTGATGATAAGAAACTTCAGAGTTCATTAAAAAAACTTGCAGTCAATAACATAGCTGGCATTGAAGAG GTTAATATGATCAAAGACGACGGCACAGTCATTCACTTCAATAATCCCAAAGTGCAGGCGTCTCTGTCTGCCAATACGTTTGCCATCACGGGGCACGCGGAGACCAAGCAGCTCACGGAAATGCTACCAGGAATCCTCAGCCAGCTCGGTGCTGACAGTCTCACGAGTCTGCGCAAACTCGCCGagcagtttcccagacaag TTCTGGACAACAAAGCTCCTAAGGCTGAAGATATCGATGAGGAAGATGATGATGTCCCAG ATCTTGTAGAGAACTTCGACGAAGCATCAAAGAACGAGGCAAACTAA
- the zfyve9b gene encoding zinc finger FYVE domain-containing protein 9 isoform X2 → MRQAVTATLSVWGERRFGYSTLKDSSESLLDERKLRPGLKEDSVIEEKERAENEQEHPEAVLGRSASPVEDTHAAGDHQTGSAELSDPTADSCSERKNSEMETSVVPSLKNTDFSGRKGSLDALPVQRCSSLGTTAPQWVPDCQAPACMKCGSKFSFTRRRHHCRACGKVFCVVCCDLKFKLTHLGGKDGRVCVTCHSTLINRTLRKDQKKVWFADSLLPRPESKSADSTPTLRSVTNAQRTELAQADVSNLEAGDEVSGLSANSAKPTPPKDLPPILTSTGVKGDYTLEEKRTESSLLEELERGLAEPLVFVLNANLLAVVKIVSYVNRRCWCVMSKGMHAVGQPEVVILLQCLPEEKRFPTDIFNHFIQIYWDAQTGKLLNHLSHSLVSRGFLGNNEHAGFLYVRPSFQSLEGLPLPAPPFLFGLLILRAETPWAKAFPLRLMLRLGAEYRFYPCPLFSVRYREPLFGPVNNSIMRLLVDFRFYRYTLPSVPGLVVDLEARSTCIRIPKTRHPELLKALNKSNERVLALGACFNEQADSHLICVQTADGQYQTQAISIHSQPRRVTGSCFFVFSGALKASSGYMGKSSIVEDGLMVQVTMETMAELRRSLRDMKDFAITCGKLHPAERQEYVHIKWQDEEPRFNKGIISPIDGKSMESLANIKTHQRLEYKANGKVIRWTEVFYLQKDQYPNGLNNHSSHNRLTERLARAFCLALCQSLCLLKEDGMTKLALRVILDGQKMEFLAGSNGQRLPAPYQDCLNQSLTSVVRSNSHYQGLAACQLELIFYILEDTS, encoded by the exons ATGAGGCAAGCAGTAACAGCCACCCTGTCCGTGTGGGGAGAGAGGCGATTCGGGTACTCCACCCTAAAGGACTCCAGCGAGTCTCTGTTGGACGAGCGTAAACTGAGGCCTGGTCTGAAAGAAGACTCTGTCATTGAAGAGAAAGAACGGGCGGAGAATGAGCAGGAACATCCAGAGGCTGTTTTGGGACGTTCAGCGTCCCCTGTGGAGGACACGCATGCTGCAGGAGACCACCAAACTGGAAGCGCAGAGCTCTCGGACCCCACGGCAGATTCATGCTCGGAGCGCAAAAATAGTGAGATGGAGACATCGGTGGTGCCTAGTCTTAAAAACACAGATTTTTCTGGGAGAAAGGGTTCTCTTGATGCTTTGCCCGTGCAGCGGTGCAGTTCCCTGGGTACCACAGCACCTCAGTGGGTCCCTGATTGTCAGGCACCAGCTTGCATGAAATGTGGCTCCAAATTTTCCTTCACCAGAAGACGGCATCACTGCAGGGCATGTGGGAAG GTTTTTTGTGTTGTGTGCTGTGACCTGAAATTTAAATTGACTCATCTCGGGGGGAAAGATGGGCGTGTCTGTGTCACCTGTCATTCAACTTTGATAAATC GGACGCTTCGAAAGGACCAGAAGAAAGTTTGGTTTGCTGACAGTCTCCTTCCTCGGCCTGAAAGTAAAAGTGCAGACAGCACCCCTACACTTAGGAGTGTGACCAACGCACAGAGGACTGAACTTGCTCAGGCG GATGTGTCTAACCTTGAAGCTGGAGATGAAGTTAGTGGTCTAAGTGCCAACTCTGCAAAACCCACTCCACCAAAAGACCTTCCCCCTATTCTGACATCAACAGGGGTCAAAGGAG ACTATACTCTGGAGGAGAAGCGAACCGAGTCGTCACTCTTAGAAGAATTGGAGAGAGGTCTGGCAGAGCCTCTGGTGTTTGTGCTCAACGCAAACTTGCTGGCCGTGGTGAAGATCGTCAGCT ATGTGAACCGCAGATGCTGGTGTGTTATGTCAAAGGGAATGCATGCCGTTGGGCAACCAGAGGTGGTTATCCTACTACAGTGTTTGCCCGAGGAGAAGCGATTCCCAACGGACATCTTCAACCATTTTATTCAGATCTACTGGGATGCTCAGACAG GAAAGCTTCTGAATCATCTAAGTCACTCTTTGGTGTCCCGTGGGTTTCTGGGTAATAATGAGCATGCCGGCTTTCTTTACGTGCGCCCGTCGTTCCAGTCTTTGGAAGGCCTGCCCTTACCCGCGCCTCCGTTCTTGTTTGGACTTCTCATCCTCCGTGCGGAGACTCCGTGGGCCAAAGCCTTTCCTCTGAGACTGATGCTACGTTTGGGAGCGGAGTACAGAT TCTACCCGTGTCCGTTGTTCAGTGTGCGCTACAGAGAGCCTCTCTTCGGGCCTGtcaataacagcatcatgaGACTCTTAGTG GATTTCcgtttttaccgctacacgctGCCTTCAGTGCCAGGGCTCGTGGTTGATCTGGAAGCTAGAAGCACCTGTATAAGAATCCCAAAAACACGCCATCCTGAG CTCCTGAAAGCTCTGAATAAGTCGAATGAGAGAGTCCTGGCCCTGGGCGCCTGTTTTAATGAACAGGCTGACTCTCATCTGATTTGCGTGCAGACGGCAGATGGACAGTATCAGACACAGGCCATCAGCATTCACAGTCAACCTCGTAGAG TCACCGGCTCGTGTTTCTTTGTGTTCAGTGGAGCGCTGAAAGCTTCCTCAGGGTACATGGGCAAGTCCAGCATTGTGGAAG ATGGTTTGATGGTGCAGGTAACCATGGAGACCATGGCTGAATTACGACGATCATTGCGAGACATGAAAGATTTCGCCATCACCTGTGGAAAACTCCACCCAGCAGAGAGGCAGGAATACGTGCACATTAAGTGGCAAGATGAAGAGCCACGTTTTAATAAAGG catcatcAGCCCCATTGATGGGAAATCTATGGAGTCACTTGCAAACATCAAGACCCATCAGCGTTTAGAATACAAAGCCAATGGGAAGGTCATTCGCTGGACAGAG GTGTTTTACTTGCAGAAAGACCAGTATCCAAACGGTCTTAATAATCACAGCAGTCATAACCGGCTAACTGAACGTCTTGCACGGGCCTTCTGCCTTGCTCTGTGCCAGTCTCTCTGCTTGCTTAAAGAGGATGGCATGACCAAACTGGCACTGAGAGTTATCCTGGATGGGCAAAAG ATGGAGTTTTTGGCAGGCAGCAATGGGCAGCGCCTACCAGCACCATACCAAGACTGTCTTAACCAATCATTAACCAGCGTGGTACGGAGTAACTCTCACTACCAAGGTCTCGCTGCCTGTCAGCTGGAGCTCATCTTCTATATTCTTGAGGATACATCATAA